A single region of the Syngnathus acus chromosome 6, fSynAcu1.2, whole genome shotgun sequence genome encodes:
- the LOC119123825 gene encoding interleukin-17 receptor A, giving the protein MSFIDSCKTTMNLVGFFCSCLPVAFAALSFLWMPDCAQSGLDSCAINYNCTDEYKVVARQRAPTAPEWGLDYVGIGVDHRVTVPIMNVTWMLKSDASLQTLQGSQLHIIEKQTNQSVCVQFTYSVKQQLDPNFRKWTFSLSGLAVEPGRTYTLLAFNLPKPDVGDYAITKQVTIPGCDDKRIQNSQMCLENGSLWDAQVATALSVEKHQKLSLFVGFEVDEHSDIYQVSIQSDGIHFSKNVSKENRTSFNVTFALDVSKLLTCQLLITIKPFFTRCKNDGCRPQQIKINCCSYFPPRTTMIKGSVGLVFAGVCFVYLLRAASYKDHVSASSLAVKQQPQYFQVEERKRVFILYSLDHPLYKNIILKFCAFLTAKCGTEVILDLLDSTRLGTLGRLQWLDWQRERIEGSSDKILLLCSQGVRAKWRAMCGEKRVLLKEDLRSPVGDMLTPALGLIVPHLVRHASFEKYMVAYFEDVCSPEDVPPPFNVTVRYKLMKQFEELFFRILDTEKHGPGRVCHIEGLAEGGYHRCPSGRALQEALEAFREYQLEHPRWFDEERVEDLEVEEQVL; this is encoded by the exons ATGTCATTTATTGACTCTTGCAAGACCACAATGAACCTTGTGGGATTCTTCTGCTCGTGTTTGCCGGTTGCGTTCGCAGCGTTATCTTTCCTTTGGATGCCCGACTGCGCCCAATCG GGGCTCGATAGCTGCGCGATTAATT aTAACTGCACGGACGAATACAAGGTTGTGGCCCGACAGCGTGCCCCCACCGCACCTGAGTGGGGTCTGGACTACGTGGGAATTGGTGTTGACCACCGCGTGACCGTTCCCATCATGAATGTAACCTGGATGCTAAAATCAGACG CAAGTTTACAAACACTCCAAGGCTCGCAGTTGCATATTATTGAGAAGCAAACCAAtcaaagtgtgtgcgtgcagttTACTTACAGTGTCAAGCAGCAGCTCGATCCCAATTTTCGCAAG TGGACCTTTTCATTGTCCGGGCTGGCGGTGGAGCCAGGCCGAACGTATACGTTGTTAGCTTTTAATTTGCCAAAACCGGACGTTGGAGATTACGCCATCACAAAGCAAGTGACAATCCCAG GATGTGATGACAAAAGAATCCAAAACTCCCAGATGTGTTTGGAAAACG GTAGCCTTTGGGATGCTCAAGTCGCGACTGCTTTGTCAGtggaaaaacatcaaaaatTGTCACTTTTTGTGGGCTTTGAGGTGGATGAGCATTCGGACATATAccaagtctccattcagagcGACGGCATCCATTTCTCAAAGAATGTCTCCAAG GAGAACAGAACATCTTTCAATGTCACCTTTGCCTTGGATGTGTCAAAGCTCTTGACATGTCAACTGCTGATAACg ATTAAGCCATTTTTCACAAGATGCAAAAATGACGGCTGCCGTCCACAGCAGATAAAAATCAATTGCTGTTCAT ATTTTCCACCACGGACTACAATGATAAAGGGCTCAGTGGGGCTGGTCTTTGctggtgtttgttttgtgtatcTGCTCCGGGCCGCATCTTACAAAG ATCACGTCAGTGCGTCGTCATTGGCTGTCAAGCAACAACCGCAATATTTCCAagtggaagaaagaaaaagggtcTTCATCCTCTACTCCCTTGACCACCCACTATACAAAAATATCATTCTCAAATTTTGCGCCTTCCTAACAGCCAAATGCGGCACTGAGGTGATACTGGATCTACTGGATTCCACCCGACTGGGAACACTGGGCCGTCTCCAGTGGCTGGACTGGCAGAGAGAACGAATCGAAGGCTCTTCGGATAAGATCCTCCTCCTGTGCTCACAAGGGGTGCGAGCCAAATGGAGAGCCATGTGTGGAGAGAAACGGGTTCTACTAAAGGAGGACCTACGCTCGCCCGTGGGCGACATGCTCACTCCGGCTCTCGGCCTCATCGTCCCACATCTGGTGCGCCATGCTTCCTTCGAGAAGTACATGGTGGCTTACTTTGAAGATGTTTGTTCCCCGGAAGACGTCCCCCCGCCGTTCAACGTCACAGTCCGATACAAGCTCATGAAGCAGTTCGAGGAGCTCTTCTTCAGAATCCTGGACACCGAAAAGCACGGGCCGGGGCGAGTTTGTCACATCGAAGGACTCGCGGAGGGGGGGTATCACCGTTGCCCCTCAGGTCGGGCCTTGCAGGAGGCATTAGAGGCTTTCAGGGAGTACCAGCTGGAGCACCCGAGGTGGTTTGATGAGGAACGAGTGGAGGACTTGGAAGTTGAGGAGCAAGTCCTATAA
- the LOC119123828 gene encoding troponin I, slow skeletal muscle-like isoform X2: MSEGPRKPKYSATRRLHLKSILLRRAGSMLLAESEEKREERQRFINEYFPDPKTSDLSVQELQELCKELHRKIDVTDEARYDIAMKVDKNENEIVSLKQKIVSLKGVRRPSLKRVKKSTEDMLGAYSDPSKHIKPDFKVNLKTVKKEDEKREEVTDWRKNVEAMSGMEGRKKLFNAGQ, from the exons ATGTCTGAAGG GCCG AGAAAACCCAAATATTCGGCCACTCGCCGACTCCACTTGAAG TCCATCTTGCTGAGGAGGGCCGGCTCCATGCTTTTGGCTGagagtgaagaaaaaagagaagaaaggcaAAGATTCATCAATGAATATTTCCCTGATCCAAAGACTTCAGACCTGTCAGTTCAAGAACTTCAG GAACTGTGTAAAGAACTACACAGAAAAATTGATGTCACAGATGAAGCTCGTTATGATATCGCCATGAAGgtggacaaaaatgaaaacgag ATTGTGTCACTGAAACAGAAGATTGTCTCGCTGAAGGGGGTTAGGCGTCCCAGCTTGAAGAGAGTGAAGAAAAGCACCGAAGACATGCTGGGCGCATACTCGGACCCTTCCAAGCACATAAAGCCCGATTTCAAGGTCAACCTTAAGACAGTCAAGAAAGAGGATGAAAAA CGGGAAGAAGTGACTGACTGGCGCAAGAATGTGGAGGCCATGTCTGGCATGGAGGGCAGGAAGAAGCTGTTTAATGCCGGCCAATAA
- the LOC119123828 gene encoding troponin I, slow skeletal muscle-like isoform X1: MCSVAIYLAEKTQIFGHSPTPLEGESSRYDVKIFERPGPESNDLLTFKSILLRRAGSMLLAESEEKREERQRFINEYFPDPKTSDLSVQELQELCKELHRKIDVTDEARYDIAMKVDKNENEIVSLKQKIVSLKGVRRPSLKRVKKSTEDMLGAYSDPSKHIKPDFKVNLKTVKKEDEKREEVTDWRKNVEAMSGMEGRKKLFNAGQ; this comes from the exons ATGTGTAGTGTAGCCATTTACCTCGCAGAGAAAACCCAAATATTCGGCCACTCGCCGACTCCACTTGAAGGTGAGTCCAGCAGATACgatgtgaaaatatttgaaaggcCAGGACCGGAGAGTAATGACCTTCTTACGTTCAAGTCCATCTTGCTGAGGAGGGCCGGCTCCATGCTTTTGGCTGagagtgaagaaaaaagagaagaaaggcaAAGATTCATCAATGAATATTTCCCTGATCCAAAGACTTCAGACCTGTCAGTTCAAGAACTTCAG GAACTGTGTAAAGAACTACACAGAAAAATTGATGTCACAGATGAAGCTCGTTATGATATCGCCATGAAGgtggacaaaaatgaaaacgag ATTGTGTCACTGAAACAGAAGATTGTCTCGCTGAAGGGGGTTAGGCGTCCCAGCTTGAAGAGAGTGAAGAAAAGCACCGAAGACATGCTGGGCGCATACTCGGACCCTTCCAAGCACATAAAGCCCGATTTCAAGGTCAACCTTAAGACAGTCAAGAAAGAGGATGAAAAA CGGGAAGAAGTGACTGACTGGCGCAAGAATGTGGAGGCCATGTCTGGCATGGAGGGCAGGAAGAAGCTGTTTAATGCCGGCCAATAA